A section of the Spirosoma pollinicola genome encodes:
- a CDS encoding lysophospholipid acyltransferase family protein — MKYIKPTKFSYLPKFLMPLDILGLFECDPFGNSLVARRLIIGMVGWLTYARYTVVNRIQIEGTENLENLPINNVLFLSNHQTYFADVIAFFHIFCAVKWGFQNTLLPPVYLFGPRARQYYVAASETMKKGIVPRVFAAGGAITIERSWRAEGREVQRSVDNTANEKIALALAHGWVVSFPQGTTTPFAPIRKGTGHLIKNNEPIVIPVVINGFRRAFDKKGLRFKKRNTLLTVQFKVPMHFGPDDSVDDIVAKVRHAIEQDAPEWAQ; from the coding sequence ATGAAGTACATAAAGCCAACTAAATTCAGCTACCTGCCTAAGTTCCTGATGCCTCTGGATATCCTCGGTCTATTCGAATGCGATCCCTTTGGCAACTCTCTGGTGGCCAGAAGACTAATAATTGGCATGGTTGGCTGGTTGACCTACGCCCGCTACACAGTAGTGAACCGGATTCAAATTGAGGGGACCGAGAATCTGGAGAATTTACCCATCAACAACGTCTTATTCCTGTCGAATCACCAGACGTATTTTGCCGACGTGATCGCCTTTTTCCACATCTTTTGCGCCGTAAAGTGGGGATTTCAGAACACGTTGCTGCCACCCGTTTATTTGTTCGGGCCACGGGCGCGGCAATACTATGTAGCCGCTTCTGAAACAATGAAAAAAGGCATTGTGCCGCGCGTTTTTGCTGCGGGTGGCGCCATCACAATTGAACGCTCATGGCGGGCCGAAGGACGCGAAGTACAACGGTCTGTGGATAATACAGCCAACGAAAAAATTGCCCTCGCGCTGGCACATGGCTGGGTCGTCAGCTTTCCGCAAGGCACAACAACGCCCTTTGCGCCTATACGAAAAGGAACAGGGCACCTCATCAAAAACAATGAGCCTATCGTTATACCCGTTGTAATTAACGGCTTTCGTAGAGCCTTTGATAAAAAAGGCTTACGTTTTAAGAAGCGGAATACCTTATTGACGGTGCAATTTAAAGTCCCGATGCATTTCGGTCCCGATGATAGCGTTGATGATATTGTGGCAAAAGTTCGCCATGCTATCGAACAGGATGCGCCGGAGTGGGCACAATAG
- a CDS encoding porin family protein: MKRIVLAGIVALLGLCSAQTSFAQVQIGIRGGANFGFASKPAYMGSLTPDFHSSIGPTGALFLDIPFSDRVSFRPEVSYIQKGVAIKEGYDLNIGGFTLPLGATIAYQSQHIEVPLLFKFNLSDGPVQPYFIAGPAVSYAFDGRIRTRASALITTRPFDVDINYGGMLNRWDVGAVGGLGLAMDAGTGKFFIEGRYTQGFTRQVQVPVVNVNVRSRGVAVSLGYSFPIGY, encoded by the coding sequence ATGAAACGAATTGTGCTTGCCGGTATCGTTGCCCTATTGGGTTTGTGTTCTGCCCAAACGTCTTTTGCTCAGGTTCAGATCGGTATCCGGGGCGGTGCTAACTTCGGGTTTGCTTCCAAACCAGCGTATATGGGCAGTTTAACGCCCGATTTTCATTCATCTATCGGACCAACTGGTGCTTTATTCTTAGATATCCCTTTCAGTGACCGCGTATCGTTTCGCCCCGAAGTTTCTTACATTCAGAAAGGCGTTGCTATAAAAGAAGGGTACGATCTAAATATAGGGGGCTTTACGCTCCCGCTTGGTGCAACCATTGCCTACCAGTCACAACACATTGAAGTGCCATTATTGTTTAAGTTCAATTTGAGCGATGGCCCTGTACAACCCTATTTCATTGCCGGTCCTGCCGTTAGCTATGCGTTTGATGGCCGGATTCGTACTCGTGCTTCGGCCCTGATTACGACCCGCCCCTTCGATGTAGACATCAATTATGGCGGTATGTTAAATCGCTGGGACGTTGGTGCCGTTGGTGGATTGGGCCTGGCAATGGATGCCGGAACGGGTAAGTTCTTTATCGAAGGACGTTACACGCAGGGCTTCACCCGGCAGGTACAGGTGCCCGTCGTTAACGTCAACGTTCGTAGCCGGGGCGTAGCGGTATCGCTGGGCTATTCGTTCCCGATTGGTTATTAG
- a CDS encoding outer membrane beta-barrel protein gives MKTFLLFGGLFLVTTVSLLAQSRVSIAPSYWFNYNPYSYQINFTNNGSTTQTLASGHNIVSSFGLTARYHVTPQWDVSAGALYYRNTDHVKSPQGPYGDTTPFTSEGWQLPVLINYRLTSHRLSPYFSGGAIFAKSKTYTGRPITTDGVVGVGLNYRIDSGLSVLLQPTASYSFYRPANDAIIAFTQYSSYSLGLQTQLIWHF, from the coding sequence ATGAAAACGTTTCTACTCTTTGGGGGGCTATTTCTGGTAACAACAGTCTCTTTACTGGCTCAAAGCCGGGTGTCGATTGCGCCTTCATACTGGTTTAACTATAATCCTTATTCTTACCAGATCAACTTTACGAATAACGGGTCGACAACGCAGACACTGGCCTCCGGCCACAATATAGTTTCCTCATTTGGGTTAACGGCTCGTTATCATGTCACCCCTCAATGGGATGTCTCGGCGGGAGCATTGTATTACCGAAATACCGATCACGTCAAGAGTCCACAAGGTCCTTACGGAGACACTACGCCCTTCACGAGTGAGGGGTGGCAATTGCCGGTTCTAATTAATTACCGGTTAACCAGCCATCGTTTATCTCCTTATTTTTCTGGCGGGGCCATTTTTGCCAAAAGCAAGACATATACCGGACGCCCAATCACTACGGATGGGGTAGTGGGTGTGGGGCTAAATTACCGAATCGACTCGGGGTTATCGGTACTTCTTCAACCTACGGCCAGCTACTCCTTCTATCGGCCAGCTAATGATGCTATCATAGCTTTTACTCAGTACAGCTCCTATAGCCTTGGCCTACAAACCCAGTTAATCTGGCATTTCTAA
- a CDS encoding fatty acid desaturase produces MAMVSDFVHSTAPEPHRIRTRQILKSHPEIKKLIGQKNPTTLWVAVGCVILMTGLAWLVRDQSWWIVVAAAWFIGAFPAHTLFVCIHEAAHNLVFRKPSANIWTAIFANLPTVFPTALTFKNFHIKHHAFQGVHELDADLPDWYEAKLINNYAIGKAIWLLFYPIFQGIRTLRMKELAVFDKWVIANFIIQITFDVLIVTFFGWKALAFMVLCLFFSVGLHPLGARWAQEHFLTLDPTQETYSYYGPLNGPNLNVGFHNEHHDFPSIPWNKLPDIKKSAPEYYDSLKYHTSFIKLFFLFLFDQEISLYSRIVRKERGRVPVSDQSKPDMDLVQAESVKVEAAL; encoded by the coding sequence ATGGCAATGGTATCTGATTTTGTTCATTCAACCGCTCCCGAACCGCACCGTATTCGGACCCGGCAAATTCTGAAATCTCACCCCGAAATTAAAAAACTGATTGGTCAGAAGAACCCGACTACATTGTGGGTAGCCGTAGGGTGTGTGATCCTGATGACGGGCCTGGCCTGGCTGGTGCGGGATCAATCGTGGTGGATTGTTGTGGCAGCTGCCTGGTTTATTGGCGCTTTCCCAGCCCATACGCTGTTCGTTTGTATCCACGAAGCGGCTCACAATCTGGTCTTCCGTAAACCGTCGGCCAACATATGGACGGCTATTTTTGCCAACCTGCCAACCGTTTTTCCAACAGCATTGACCTTTAAGAATTTCCATATCAAGCACCACGCTTTTCAGGGTGTTCACGAGCTGGACGCCGATTTGCCGGATTGGTACGAAGCAAAGTTGATTAATAACTACGCCATTGGGAAAGCGATCTGGCTGTTGTTCTATCCTATCTTTCAGGGTATTCGTACCCTGCGCATGAAAGAGTTAGCCGTTTTTGATAAGTGGGTAATTGCCAATTTCATTATCCAGATTACGTTCGATGTGTTGATCGTAACGTTTTTTGGCTGGAAGGCGCTGGCTTTCATGGTGCTGTGTCTGTTCTTCTCGGTTGGGCTCCACCCACTGGGTGCCCGCTGGGCTCAGGAGCACTTCCTGACCCTCGATCCTACACAGGAAACCTATAGCTACTACGGCCCATTAAACGGTCCCAACCTGAACGTTGGTTTCCATAATGAGCACCACGATTTTCCGTCTATTCCCTGGAACAAGCTACCCGACATTAAGAAGTCGGCTCCTGAGTATTACGATTCGTTGAAGTACCATACATCGTTTATTAAGCTATTTTTCCTCTTCCTGTTCGATCAGGAAATCTCGCTTTACTCGCGCATCGTTCGCAAAGAGCGGGGTCGTGTCCCCGTTTCCGATCAATCGAAACCTGATATGGACCTGGTTCAGGCGGAATCGGTTAAAGTCGAAGCTGCTCTCTAG
- a CDS encoding cytochrome c biogenesis protein CcdA encodes MKSFSTLIVWLLLPLATFAQILKPVAWTYKSVKPSAKVGEVVELRFTASIKAGYHIYSSEVNPKIDGPLPTVIKFTPNKTYELVGKVKPVSKVETKYEEAFEGDTYLMHSPALFSQRIKILAANPVIEGNIDFQTCTDSDGSCIPGNEDFTITGLIVAAQSATTVAVASTPATASVVTKPTSETMVAATTPAPAVTATEATEQTASTSAVTATQPEVIVDEATTAAGGSMWSFMLAAFLSGLVALLTPCVFPIIPATVSFFTNQQGGQWKALLYGAFIIGIYVLIGTVVSRFNGPAFANFVSTHWLPNLLFFAIFFVFGLSFLGLFEIVLPNSLINKADAKSEQGGIAGIFFMAFTLVLVSFSCTGPIVGSLLVASAGGEVIKPILGMAAFSSAFAIPFTLFAAFPQWLKNLPRSGGWLNSVKVVLGFLELALALKFLSIADQVYHWGLLDREVFLSLWIVIFALIGFYFLGKLRLPHDSETKYISVQKLLMAIITLSFVVYMIPGLWGAPLKALSGYLPPETSQDFNLNNRQFAANTANALTETPKYGDLFHLPHGLQGFFDYKQAIAYAKKVNKPIFIDFTGHGCVNCREMEARVWSDPAVMSRLQNDFVILALYVDDKTELPEADWYTSTYDQKVKKTIGAQNADLQITKFNNNAQPHYCLVNKEGKLLVSPKNYDRNVTHFVAFLDSGKAKF; translated from the coding sequence ATGAAATCATTTAGTACGCTTATTGTGTGGCTGTTGCTACCCCTGGCCACGTTTGCCCAAATACTTAAGCCAGTCGCCTGGACATATAAATCGGTCAAGCCATCTGCCAAAGTTGGTGAGGTTGTTGAACTACGTTTTACAGCCAGTATTAAAGCCGGTTACCATATCTATTCTTCTGAAGTGAACCCAAAGATTGATGGCCCACTGCCAACGGTCATCAAGTTCACGCCAAATAAAACCTACGAATTGGTTGGCAAAGTAAAGCCAGTCAGTAAAGTAGAAACTAAATACGAAGAAGCCTTCGAGGGCGATACGTATTTGATGCATAGCCCTGCCCTGTTTTCCCAGCGGATTAAAATTCTCGCGGCCAATCCGGTTATTGAGGGTAATATTGACTTCCAGACCTGTACGGACAGTGATGGGTCGTGTATTCCGGGCAACGAAGACTTTACGATTACGGGCCTGATTGTAGCAGCCCAATCGGCTACAACAGTGGCGGTAGCCTCCACGCCTGCCACAGCCTCGGTTGTGACGAAGCCCACCTCCGAAACGATGGTTGCGGCTACTACGCCAGCCCCAGCGGTAACGGCCACCGAAGCAACTGAGCAAACCGCGTCGACCAGCGCAGTAACGGCTACCCAACCCGAGGTGATCGTCGACGAAGCAACAACCGCAGCGGGCGGGTCGATGTGGAGTTTCATGCTGGCGGCTTTTCTGTCGGGTCTGGTTGCCTTGCTCACGCCCTGTGTCTTCCCAATCATTCCCGCCACGGTCAGCTTCTTTACGAATCAGCAGGGTGGTCAATGGAAAGCGTTGCTGTATGGCGCTTTCATTATTGGCATTTACGTACTTATCGGTACGGTCGTGTCGCGCTTCAACGGCCCGGCCTTTGCCAATTTCGTAAGCACACACTGGCTCCCAAACCTGTTGTTTTTCGCGATCTTCTTTGTTTTCGGGCTATCCTTTTTGGGTCTGTTCGAGATTGTATTGCCCAACTCGCTGATCAATAAAGCCGACGCTAAATCCGAGCAGGGTGGCATTGCCGGGATTTTCTTCATGGCGTTTACGCTGGTGCTGGTGTCTTTTTCCTGTACTGGCCCTATTGTGGGTAGCTTGCTGGTAGCATCGGCAGGTGGCGAAGTCATCAAGCCTATTTTGGGTATGGCCGCTTTTTCGTCGGCCTTTGCGATTCCATTCACATTATTTGCCGCTTTCCCGCAATGGCTTAAAAACCTGCCCCGTTCGGGTGGGTGGCTCAACTCGGTAAAAGTTGTACTGGGCTTTCTGGAGCTAGCATTGGCACTAAAGTTTTTGAGTATTGCCGACCAGGTATATCACTGGGGTTTGCTCGACCGCGAGGTATTCCTGTCGCTCTGGATCGTCATTTTCGCGTTGATCGGTTTCTATTTCCTCGGCAAACTCCGGTTACCGCACGACAGTGAAACCAAGTACATCAGTGTTCAGAAACTGTTGATGGCCATTATCACGCTCTCTTTTGTGGTGTACATGATTCCCGGACTTTGGGGTGCTCCTTTGAAAGCCCTGTCTGGCTATTTACCCCCGGAAACCTCGCAGGATTTCAATCTGAATAATCGGCAGTTTGCGGCAAACACAGCCAATGCGCTAACCGAGACGCCTAAATATGGTGACTTATTTCACTTACCCCACGGCTTACAGGGCTTTTTTGATTACAAACAGGCAATAGCCTACGCCAAAAAAGTAAACAAGCCGATCTTTATTGACTTCACTGGTCACGGTTGCGTCAACTGTCGCGAAATGGAAGCTCGTGTTTGGTCGGACCCCGCCGTGATGTCCCGCCTTCAAAATGATTTTGTGATTCTGGCCCTTTATGTAGACGATAAAACCGAGTTGCCTGAGGCCGATTGGTACACCTCGACCTACGACCAGAAAGTCAAAAAGACCATCGGTGCCCAGAATGCCGATTTGCAAATCACGAAGTTCAACAACAATGCTCAGCCACACTACTGCCTGGTCAACAAAGAGGGCAAGTTACTGGTATCGCCTAAAAATTACGACCGGAACGTAACGCATTTCGTCGCGTTTCTGGATTCAGGAAAGGCGAAGTTTTAG
- a CDS encoding phytanoyl-CoA dioxygenase family protein, translating to MEAVIDKGALLNELDSYYTVSPEAIAFYREKGYIKLKDVLSPAVLDYYGDIITDLVFKLNTLIKPMEERTTYERAFLQIMNLWREDDQAKEFVFSKRLAKIAADLMGVEGVRIYHDQALYKEPSGGITPWHADQFYWPLASPNTVTVWIPLQATPMEMGPLAFAERSQHVEIGRDMEISDASEKILADELQQQNFVMHDTPFDLGEVSFHAGWTFHRAGPNISDRPRGVMTMIYMDKDQVIMQPRNKFQVADHAKWLDNAPVGSHPQDELNPVLFSY from the coding sequence ATGGAAGCTGTAATCGATAAAGGAGCACTACTAAACGAATTAGATTCTTATTATACTGTTAGCCCGGAAGCCATCGCATTTTATCGTGAGAAGGGTTACATCAAGCTGAAAGATGTACTGAGTCCGGCAGTGCTGGATTATTACGGCGACATTATTACCGATTTGGTTTTCAAACTCAATACGCTCATTAAACCGATGGAGGAGCGTACCACCTACGAGCGGGCTTTTCTTCAGATCATGAATTTGTGGCGCGAAGATGACCAGGCTAAAGAATTCGTTTTCTCGAAGCGCCTTGCCAAAATCGCTGCCGACCTGATGGGGGTTGAAGGTGTTCGGATTTACCACGATCAGGCGTTGTATAAAGAACCGTCCGGCGGTATCACGCCCTGGCACGCCGATCAGTTCTACTGGCCACTGGCATCCCCAAACACCGTTACTGTCTGGATTCCGCTACAGGCAACACCTATGGAAATGGGACCGCTGGCCTTTGCCGAGCGAAGTCAGCATGTTGAAATTGGCCGGGACATGGAGATTAGCGATGCAAGCGAAAAAATCCTGGCCGATGAACTTCAGCAGCAGAACTTCGTAATGCATGATACCCCGTTCGACCTGGGGGAGGTAAGCTTCCACGCCGGTTGGACATTCCACCGCGCCGGACCAAACATTTCTGACCGGCCACGCGGGGTTATGACCATGATTTATATGGATAAAGATCAGGTGATCATGCAACCACGGAACAAATTCCAGGTAGCCGACCATGCTAAGTGGCTCGATAATGCTCCCGTTGGTAGCCATCCACAGGATGAATTGAACCCGGTGCTGTTCAGCTATTAA
- a CDS encoding AraC family transcriptional regulator: MKALFEKLMFNEQSSLLVRRFKLQYFDAPWHYHPEYELTYIVKSQGRRFVGDHVESFQAGDLVLLGPDLPHFWRNDDEFYPRTSTQEAESVVVQFPSTFTERGLALVPEATAVRQLLERARYGLRFSSAMSQTVSKQLEELPQLNGLNQLLSLLAILNQLATDQDAQLLASDGYQLAPGVAETERMKRVLEFVLLNFREEIRIEQIASIAGMAPAAFCRYFKNRTRKTFVEYLNELRIGHARKLLTNIDLSIGQVGMECGYNNSSHFHRQFKLSTGMTPFQYQALGRGK; the protein is encoded by the coding sequence GTGAAAGCCCTTTTTGAGAAATTAATGTTCAACGAGCAAAGTTCATTGCTCGTTCGCCGATTCAAATTACAGTATTTCGATGCTCCGTGGCACTACCACCCTGAGTATGAGTTGACATACATTGTCAAAAGCCAGGGTCGGCGGTTTGTTGGTGATCATGTTGAGTCATTTCAGGCTGGCGATCTAGTATTGCTTGGGCCTGATCTGCCTCACTTCTGGCGTAATGATGATGAATTTTATCCGAGGACATCAACGCAGGAGGCCGAATCAGTAGTGGTACAGTTTCCGTCTACATTTACAGAAAGAGGACTCGCATTAGTGCCTGAAGCGACTGCCGTTCGTCAATTGCTCGAACGCGCTCGCTACGGATTGCGCTTTAGTTCGGCAATGAGCCAAACGGTGTCAAAACAGTTAGAAGAGTTGCCGCAGTTGAATGGATTAAATCAATTACTGAGTTTATTGGCTATTCTCAACCAGTTAGCCACAGATCAGGATGCACAGTTGCTGGCAAGTGACGGCTACCAACTTGCTCCGGGCGTAGCTGAAACAGAGCGCATGAAGCGTGTGCTGGAGTTTGTGTTGCTTAATTTTCGGGAAGAAATTCGAATTGAGCAGATTGCGTCTATAGCTGGTATGGCTCCGGCGGCTTTTTGCCGTTATTTTAAAAATCGTACCCGAAAAACGTTTGTCGAATACCTGAATGAACTGCGCATTGGCCATGCCCGTAAACTGCTCACCAATATTGATTTGAGTATCGGGCAAGTGGGTATGGAATGCGGTTATAATAACAGTTCACACTTCCACCGTCAGTTTAAGTTAAGTACCGGCATGACGCCTTTTCAGTATCAGGCGTTGGGAAGGGGGAAATGA
- a CDS encoding YXWGXW repeat-containing protein: MKKQARLLVLAGLLLPALLSACTATATTTVQGPPPARVEVIPVAPSVRHVWIPGHYVRRGRNYIWVNGYYQVAPARYRAWAPGYWRQSRRGPVWVEGRWR; this comes from the coding sequence ATGAAAAAGCAAGCAAGATTACTGGTATTAGCAGGGTTGTTATTGCCAGCTTTACTATCGGCCTGCACAGCTACTGCGACAACAACGGTACAAGGACCACCTCCAGCGCGAGTCGAAGTAATTCCAGTTGCACCATCCGTACGGCACGTCTGGATTCCGGGGCATTATGTACGTCGGGGACGTAATTACATTTGGGTAAATGGCTATTATCAGGTAGCTCCAGCACGCTATAGAGCCTGGGCGCCAGGCTATTGGCGGCAATCTCGCCGTGGGCCCGTTTGGGTTGAAGGTCGTTGGCGATAA
- a CDS encoding serine hydroxymethyltransferase yields the protein MTTATTTRDTQVFDLIAKEQHRQESGIELIASENFVSPAVMEAAGSVLTNKYAEGLPGKRYYGGCEVVDQVEQIAIDRAKELFGATWVNVQPHSGANANTAVFLACLHPGDTILGFDLSHGGHLTHGSSVNISGKYFRPTFYGVERETGVINYDVVEETAKRERPKLLICGASAYSRDWDYARLRAIADEIGALLLADVSHPAGLIAKGLLNDPLAHAHIVTTTTHKTLRGTRGGIIMMRNDFENPYGIKTQKGETRLMSSLLDSGVFPGTQGGPLEHIIAAKAVAFGEALTDDFYDYAVQVKANAQAMATAFRSWGYEIISGGTDNHLMLIDLRSKGLTGKLAENTLIKADITINKNMVPFDDKSPMVTSGMRVGTAAMTTRGLKESDMEQIVVYIDKVLMNHDDAATLATVKEEINEWMKAFPLYKS from the coding sequence ATGACGACCGCCACCACCACCCGCGATACGCAGGTATTTGACCTAATTGCAAAAGAACAACACCGGCAGGAGTCGGGCATTGAATTAATTGCTTCCGAAAACTTCGTTTCGCCCGCCGTTATGGAAGCGGCTGGCAGTGTCCTAACCAACAAGTATGCCGAGGGCTTGCCCGGTAAGCGCTATTACGGTGGCTGCGAAGTAGTAGATCAGGTTGAACAAATTGCTATTGACCGCGCTAAAGAACTTTTCGGCGCTACCTGGGTCAACGTTCAGCCGCACTCCGGCGCCAATGCAAACACGGCCGTATTTCTGGCTTGTCTACATCCCGGCGATACGATTTTGGGTTTCGATCTCTCGCACGGTGGCCACTTAACGCATGGTTCATCGGTCAATATTTCGGGTAAATACTTCCGTCCAACATTTTACGGCGTAGAGCGGGAAACCGGCGTCATCAACTACGACGTTGTTGAAGAAACGGCCAAACGTGAACGCCCCAAATTGCTTATCTGTGGCGCTTCGGCCTATAGCCGCGATTGGGATTACGCTCGTCTGCGCGCTATTGCCGACGAAATTGGCGCGTTGCTCCTTGCCGATGTCTCGCACCCGGCTGGCCTGATTGCCAAAGGATTGTTGAACGATCCGCTGGCTCACGCGCACATCGTAACCACCACAACGCACAAAACGCTGCGCGGGACACGGGGTGGTATCATTATGATGCGCAATGATTTCGAGAACCCATACGGTATCAAAACCCAAAAGGGCGAAACCCGGCTTATGTCGTCATTACTGGACTCGGGGGTATTTCCCGGTACACAAGGCGGCCCGCTGGAACACATTATTGCCGCAAAAGCCGTTGCCTTTGGCGAAGCCCTGACCGACGATTTTTACGATTATGCTGTGCAGGTAAAAGCAAATGCGCAGGCAATGGCCACTGCATTCCGGAGCTGGGGTTATGAAATCATTTCGGGCGGTACCGATAACCACCTGATGCTGATCGACCTGCGGTCGAAAGGGCTGACGGGTAAATTAGCCGAAAATACGCTTATTAAGGCTGATATTACCATTAACAAAAACATGGTTCCATTCGATGATAAATCGCCGATGGTAACATCAGGGATGCGGGTTGGAACGGCGGCAATGACAACGCGAGGTTTAAAAGAATCGGACATGGAGCAAATTGTCGTATATATCGACAAGGTGCTGATGAACCATGATGATGCCGCCACATTAGCAACTGTAAAAGAAGAAATTAACGAGTGGATGAAAGCATTTCCACTTTATAAAAGTTAA
- the tatC gene encoding twin-arginine translocase subunit TatC → MPLDQLTDEEIESEGKEMSFLDHLEELRWHIIRAVGAIFVFAILAFIFIEDIFRVVILGPKNPDFWTYRMMCKLADTTGYADLCVTKLNFELQSLGVSDQFTMAMTSSAIIGLCFAFPYAFWEVWRFIKPGLRSVEKNAARGAVFFVSLLFTIGLLFGYFIVSPLAINFLANFQITPEIKNQFDITSYIGILVTLSLGCALIFQMPMVAYVLSKVGVLTPKYMREYRKHAWIVILIVAGVITPSPDIYSQVLVALPLTLLYEVSILVSARIEKARLKAQTELEKL, encoded by the coding sequence ATGCCATTAGATCAACTGACTGACGAAGAGATCGAATCCGAAGGCAAAGAAATGTCCTTTCTGGATCATCTGGAAGAACTCCGCTGGCACATTATCCGTGCAGTTGGTGCCATTTTTGTATTCGCGATTCTTGCTTTTATTTTCATTGAGGATATTTTCAGAGTTGTAATTCTGGGGCCTAAAAACCCGGATTTCTGGACGTATCGGATGATGTGTAAGCTGGCCGACACGACGGGCTATGCCGATTTATGCGTGACAAAGCTCAACTTTGAGCTACAGTCGCTGGGCGTCTCCGATCAGTTTACGATGGCCATGACTTCGTCGGCTATTATTGGGCTATGTTTTGCCTTTCCGTATGCATTCTGGGAAGTATGGCGGTTTATCAAACCCGGCCTTCGCTCAGTTGAAAAGAATGCTGCCCGTGGTGCGGTATTCTTTGTTTCCCTTTTGTTTACTATAGGGCTGCTGTTTGGCTATTTCATCGTATCGCCCTTGGCCATCAATTTCCTGGCGAACTTTCAGATTACTCCGGAAATTAAAAACCAGTTCGATATTACGTCTTACATCGGAATTCTGGTGACGCTCTCCCTGGGCTGCGCACTGATATTCCAGATGCCGATGGTAGCTTATGTGTTATCGAAAGTAGGCGTTCTGACACCAAAATACATGCGCGAATACCGCAAGCATGCCTGGATTGTTATTCTGATTGTAGCCGGTGTTATTACCCCATCGCCTGATATTTATAGTCAGGTGCTGGTGGCGCTGCCCTTGACTTTGCTTTATGAAGTAAGTATTCTCGTCTCGGCTCGAATCGAGAAGGCTCGTCTCAAGGCGCAGACAGAATTAGAAAAATTATAG
- a CDS encoding DUF58 domain-containing protein — protein MKSFRSLFVANRLWFVLTTMVLLFITAYAFPILFPLVRVAFVVFVVLIGLDVWLLFRPQARAGIFARREVPDRLSNGDENPITIYLENQYAFQTYVEVIDEIPFQFQRRDVLFRARLNPRETRAIRYELRPTRRGEYNFGAVNVFALSPLGLVKRRYQFEQGKLVAVYPSYLQMRQYELLAATNRLNEVGVKRIRRIGHSMEFEQVRPYTTGDDVRTINWKATSRRSDAQGASLMINAYQDERSQPVYCLIDKGRVMQSPFEGLTLLDYAINASLVLSNIALMKQDRAGILTFSDHVGQLLPADRRSGHMLRILELLYRQKTRFLETDYESLYASVRTHIRQRSLLLLFTNFETVSAMQRQLPYLRRLAKDHLLLVVFFENTELRSLLDQPATDTEQIYLKTIGEKFTFEKKQIVKELAQYGIQTILTAPQNLTANTVNKYLELKARGMI, from the coding sequence ATGAAATCATTCCGCTCTCTTTTCGTTGCCAACCGTCTATGGTTTGTTCTGACCACGATGGTACTGCTGTTTATTACGGCCTACGCATTCCCAATCCTGTTTCCGCTGGTAAGAGTTGCTTTCGTGGTATTTGTGGTATTGATTGGGTTGGATGTCTGGCTTTTATTCCGGCCTCAGGCTCGCGCGGGTATCTTCGCGCGACGTGAAGTACCCGACCGCCTGTCGAATGGCGATGAAAATCCGATTACAATTTATCTGGAAAATCAGTACGCTTTCCAGACGTATGTTGAAGTGATTGACGAGATCCCGTTCCAGTTTCAACGGCGTGATGTGCTGTTTCGGGCCAGACTGAATCCGCGCGAGACGCGAGCCATTCGGTACGAACTTAGACCAACGCGCCGGGGCGAATACAATTTTGGCGCAGTTAATGTCTTTGCCCTATCGCCCTTGGGTTTAGTAAAACGTCGGTATCAGTTTGAGCAGGGCAAGTTGGTGGCCGTTTATCCATCCTATTTACAGATGCGACAATATGAGCTTCTGGCAGCGACTAACCGACTTAATGAAGTGGGCGTGAAACGGATTCGACGCATAGGACACAGCATGGAATTTGAACAGGTTCGCCCCTACACCACCGGCGACGATGTTCGAACCATTAACTGGAAAGCCACTTCCCGCCGAAGTGATGCTCAGGGCGCGTCGTTAATGATTAATGCCTATCAGGACGAACGCTCACAACCCGTCTATTGCCTGATCGACAAAGGTCGCGTCATGCAATCGCCTTTTGAGGGATTAACGCTGCTTGATTATGCCATCAATGCTAGTCTGGTACTGAGCAATATTGCGCTGATGAAGCAGGACCGGGCCGGTATTCTTACGTTTTCCGATCATGTAGGCCAACTCCTCCCCGCCGATCGCCGTTCGGGGCACATGCTCCGAATTCTGGAATTGCTGTATCGGCAAAAAACGCGTTTTCTGGAAACGGATTACGAGAGCCTGTATGCCAGCGTTCGGACACACATTCGTCAGCGGAGTTTGCTGCTGCTGTTTACCAACTTCGAAACCGTTAGTGCCATGCAACGGCAGTTGCCGTATCTGCGCCGGTTAGCCAAAGATCATTTATTACTGGTAGTGTTCTTCGAAAACACCGAACTCCGCAGCTTGCTCGATCAACCCGCAACCGATACGGAGCAGATTTATCTCAAAACGATCGGCGAGAAGTTTACCTTCGAGAAAAAACAGATTGTGAAGGAACTGGCCCAATATGGTATCCAGACGATCTTGACGGCACCGCAAAACCTGACTGCTAACACGGTAAATAAATACCTGGAGTTGAAAGCGCGGGGCATGATTTAA